From Micromonospora echinospora:
ACCACGACGGGGGCACCGGTCCTGTCGGTCATCGCGTCCTCCTCGGGTTCCCCCTCAGCCTGCGCCGACGGCTCCCACCTGGGCAGAGGCGATCCGCCCGCCCTGACCGGGACCATCGGCCCCTACCGGCCGGGCCGATCGCGAGGTGGAATGGAACGACTGCTCCCTCCTGCCGATCCTGGAGGCGCGATGACCCCGCTGGAGATGCTCCGCGTCCATCCGTTCCTGGCCGGGCTGCCCGACGAGTGGCTGCCCCGGCTCACCGGCTACGCGCGCCCGGTGGTCTGGCACCCCGGGCACCGGCTGTTCCGCGCCGGCCAGCCGGCCGACCGCTTCTGGCTGGTCCGCGGCGGCCAGGTGGCGCTGGACTTCCCGGTGCCCGGCCGCGGTGACGTGGGCATCGAGACGATCGGCCCGGGCGGGGTGCTCGGCTGGTCCTGGCTGTTCCCGCCGTACCGCTGGCAGTTCGGCGCGGTCGCCACCCAGCGCAGCACCGCCGTGGAACTCGACGCGGACGGGGTACGCCGGCTGATGGAGTCCGACGACACGCTCGGCCGCCAGCT
This genomic window contains:
- a CDS encoding cyclic nucleotide-binding domain-containing protein translates to MTPLEMLRVHPFLAGLPDEWLPRLTGYARPVVWHPGHRLFRAGQPADRFWLVRGGQVALDFPVPGRGDVGIETIGPGGVLGWSWLFPPYRWQFGAVATQRSTAVELDADGVRRLMESDDTLGRQLTTRFMSVVVDRLQASRVRLLDLYGYPTAAAS